In Topomyia yanbarensis strain Yona2022 chromosome 2, ASM3024719v1, whole genome shotgun sequence, one DNA window encodes the following:
- the LOC131680493 gene encoding uncharacterized protein LOC131680493: MPNRNLRSKRSGKSGTVASKQKTNKGVRKVVTEDPEESHPGRTCQVCREEDTDEMVRCDDCLKWHHFQCVGVTQEVENFPWSCTKCETAKGIQDTSSVNSVHLHINNDSSKQSFVPMIKGCPQAILPEQQQQHPSEEGKLIKAASVRPAATVEQDHKNNMNSAASVTTVQWVVSRNNARCKNTAKAPSTASNSSSQALARLQLQRLEDLRKVERREAEQQRAIAAEEARKERAFLEQKYQLLEQAISESGSVESVSENRVKNWLANPSEYQAYSLDPEVDVRSDANRRSTSVQQRGSLSAQIDSNHSTLSEPNPPEPFPEPGSLSTLSVDQDGASNQTFKVNRGLIPNDTQRNSSLGPPRRVSITQLPRSYANTKSLPPAQGLNSTQPRLSLRCDQPTLDFVPRHSVPIPDRRSRFAPNQEYLSGLNYPQAKQRNQPHSSTMRASGIYDHEQDDWDPFSISRNHLAARQAISKDLPTFSGNPEEWPLFLSTFNSTTAMCGFTNEENIVRLQRSLKGRAFEAVKCRLMHPSNVNGVLSTLKMLFGQPEVIVNSMISKIAALPALKEDKLETLVDFAVSVENFCATVDACGLEEYFYNVTFLHQLVSKLPSSIKLNWAQYRQSLPTVNLPSFSNWLYSLAEAASAVTFPSIAFEDKPARSESRTTRKGNSYVNAHSQEPPVYHRSTGPSNAKVVADCCPVCKGNCKSIAKCKRFLEFSRDSRWATVRDLGLCRRCLRQHKGGCQAKLCGRNGCQLKHHEMLHNDQKCAPSTSTATASVINTTLSTPRNDSSPPKSSSSEHGCHAHQVPSSKVLFRYIPVVLHGKHRSIQTFAFLDDGSELTLLDSELADELQLEGETMPLCLLWTSGTKRREECSRNVRLEVAAERNRSRKYSLNGVRTVKELLLPPQTLNMEELCEQYPHLRDLPITSYQNVRPRIMIGIKDQHLSLVQKSREGALHQPVAVKTRLGWTVCGGNLENTADLVHPVFHVCDHESSSELDLHKAMKEYFTIESFGVSQPKKMLLSTEEERAQSLLQTHTVFKGNRYETGLLWRYENVRLPDSHFMALRRLQCLKKRMDKDPRLAEALNQKITDLATKGYARKLTNEELNQSFSRVWYLPIFPVTNINKPGKIRMVWDAAAFAHGVSLNSVLLKGPDQLCDLFNILVRFREGRIALTGDVRDMFLQIRMRSEDQQCQRFLWYDESGNIVVYVLQVMTFGACCSPSSAQFVKNLNAERFKAEYPAAVEVIQKRHYVDDMLVSVATPQEAIKLARQVKQVHAEGGFEIRNWISNSKQVMQALKEERTEEKNLDLSPELSTEKVLGMWWCTSSDTFTYKVGWNRYGRALLGGQLRPTKRQMLRVLMSMFDPLGLIAHFLMYLKVLLQDVWRSGIDWDDQINDALFEKWQTWLQVLPEVERISIPRCFLSQTTSAGYDVQLQTFVDAGDNGIAAACYLRFAQHGFVECRLVAAKTRVAPLKYLSTPKLELQAALVGARLARTVAETLAFKISRKVFWSDSQDVLCWIQSDHRRYSPFVAVRVSEILETTEMSEWRYVPTELNVADDGTKWNGVPDLTDQSRWFNSPKFVYLSEEYWPHPFKRLKTTELELRPSVLAHFVAGEPPIQVKDFSTWNRLVKVVALVKRFPNNCKLKHQKKPIVSGPLSNKELLSATSYIIRQAQQESYPDEMALLQHTQKNSEQFPTPIPKTSPIHQKSPWLDQYAILRMRGRIAACDYATEDAKHPIILSSDHHTTKLIIAHYHQKYHHQSHETVINEIRQKYSIPKLRMAYAKVRKECQHCMNDRIAPRVPIMADLPAARLDAFTRPFTHVGVDYFGPYEIVIGRRTEKRWGMLATCLTVRAIHIEVVSSLNTDSCIMALRNFVSRRGKPRVFYSDRGTNFIGARRVIKEAEDIINQEDLMKEFCDVETSWVFLPPSAPHMGGSWERLIGCVKKNLMMTIHSRKLTDEVLRNLLTEVENTVNSRPLTHVPVDDDSAPALTPNHFLLGSSNGVKPLSAMDDTGSVLRQSWRLSQVQANRFWNRWVTDYLPEITRRTKWFSHTKPIEIDDVVVIVDPKSPRNCWPRGRIIGTQPGRDGRPRSATVKTTTGIYERPVAKLAVLDVRCGDG; this comes from the coding sequence ATGCCAAATCGAAATTTACGGTCCAAACGGTCGGGCAAATCTGGTACAGTGGCcagtaaacaaaaaacaaataaggGTGTGCGAAAGGTGGTCACGGAAGATCCGGAGGAGTCCCATCCCGGACGAACATGTCAGGTGTGTCGCGAGGAAGATACTGACGAGATGGTGAGGTGTGACGATTGTTTGAAATGGCATCATTTCCAATGCGTCGGTGTCACGCAGGAGGTCGAGAATTTTCCCTGGAGTTGTACCAAATGCGAAACAGCAAAAGGAATCCAGGATACAAGTTCGGTTAACAGCGTTCATCTTCACATAAACAACGACTCGTCGAAGCAATCATTCGTGCCCATGATAAAAGGGTGCCCTCAAGCAATACTTCccgagcagcagcagcagcaccctTCGGAGGAAGGTAAATTAATAAAAGCTGCATCAGTTCGTCCAGCCGCGACAGTCGAACAGGACCATAAGAACAACATGAACTCAGCTGCGTCCGTAACAACTGTTCAGTGGGTGGTGTCCAGGAATAATGCCCGTTGTAAAAACACAGCAAAGGCGCCATCCACCGCGTCCAACAGTTCATCACAAGCTCTTGCAAGACTGCAGTTACAAAGATTGGAGGATTTAAGAAAAGTTGAACGACGTGAGGCTGAGCAGCAACGAGCGATCGCAGCGGAAGAAGCGAGGAAGGAAAGGGCATTTCTGGAACAAAAATATCAACTGCTTGAGCAAGCCATAAGCGAAAGCGGTTCAGTCGAAAGTGTTTCGGAAAACAGGGTGAAGAATTGGTTGGCAAATCCGAGCGAGTATCAAGCGTACTCTTTAGATCCGGAAGTTGATGTTCGATCCGATGCTAACAGACGTTCTACCAGTGTACAACAGAGAGGTTCACTAAGTGCGCAGATTGACAGCAACCATTCGACACTGTCAGAACCTAATCCTCCGGAACCGTTCCCAGAGCCAGGTTCCTTATCAACGTTGTCTGTAGACCAAGATGGTGCGTCAAATCAGACATTCAAAGTAAATCGCGGTCTGATTCCAAATGATACACAAAGGAATTCTAGCTTAGGACCTCCACGCAGGGTTTCTATTACACAACTTCCACGATCGTATGCAAATACAAAATCCTTACCACCTGCTCAGGGGTTGAACTCAACGCAACCGAGATTGAGTCTACGGTGCGACCAGCCTACATTAGATTTTGTACCACGGCATTCCGTACCTATTCCAGATCGTCGGTCACGATTCGCTCCCAACCAGGAGTATTTAAGTGGATTAAATTATCCGCAAGCTAAGCAACGAAACCAACCACATTCTTCAACTATGCGGGCCAGTGGCATTTACGATCACGAGCAAGATGATTGGGATCCATTTTCGATTTCCCGAAATCACCTAGCCGCTCGTCAAGCTATTTCGAAGGATCTGCCAACGTTCTCTGGGAACCCCGAAGAATGGCCTCTCTTTTTGTCAACCTTTAACAGTACGACAGCAATGTGTGGTTTCACTAATGAAGAAAACATCGTCCGTTTGCAACGGAGTCTGAAGGGCCGTGCTTTTGAGGCAGTCAAGTGCAGACTAATGCACCCGTCCAACGTAAACGGGGTGCTCTCAACACTCAAGATGTTGTTTGGACAACCGGAAGTGATTGTAAATTCGATGATATCAAAGATTGCCGCTCTACCTGCGTTGAAAGAGGATAAATTAGAAACTCTTGTGGACTTCGCCGTCAGTGTAGAAAATTTTTGTGCGACAGTGGATGCGTGTGGGCTTGAAGAATACTTTTATAACGTAACTTTTCTTCATCAACTCGTCAGTAAGCTGCCATCGTCAATAAAGCTCAACTGGGCACAATACAGGCAATCACTTCCGACGGTTAATCTGCCATCCTTCAGCAACTGGCTGTACTCTTTGGCAGAAGCCGCTAGCGCTGTCACCTTCCCAAGCATCGCTTTCGAAGACAAGCCAGCTCGAAGTGAGTCACGTACTACTAGGAAAGGGAATTCATACGTTAACGCACATTCTCAGGAACCCCCTGTGTATCATCGGTCGACAGGGCCATCCAACGCGAAGGTGGTAGCCGACTGCTGCCCAGTATGCAAGGGAAACTGCAAATCGATCGCCAAATGTAAGCGTTTCTTAGAGTTTTCTCGTGATTCACGCTGGGCAACCGTTCGAGACTTAGGGCTTTGTCGCAGATGTCTACGTCAACACAAAGGAGGATGTCAAGCCAAGTTATGCGGAAGAAATGGTTGCCAGCTCAAACACCACGAAATGCTGCACAATGACCAGAAGTGTGCACCATCGACTTCGACCGCCACTGCGAGTGTCATAAACACAACTTTATCAACTCCACGCAACGATTCTTCTCCACCAAAATCTAGTTCATCTGAGCACGGATGCCATGCACATCAGGTCCCCTCTAGTAAGGTTTTGTTCCGATACATACCAGTCGTGCTTCATGGGAAGCATAGGTCGATTCAGACGTTCGCCTTCCTGGATGACGGATCGGAACTCACATTACTCGACAGCGAATTGGCAGATGAGTTGCAGCTTGAAGGGGAAACAATGCCGTTATGCTTACTTTGGACGAGCGGAACGAAACGTCGTGAAGAATGTTCGAGGAACGTTAGGCTAGAAGTGGCCGCAGAACGCAACCGTTCTAGGAAGTACAGTCTGAATGGGGTACGTACTGTGAAGGAGCTGCTTCTTCCACCACAAACACTAAACATGGAAGAACTATGTGAACAGTATCCACATCTCAGGGATCTGCCGATCACATCATATCAAAATGTTCGCCCAAGGATTATGATCGGAATCAAGGATCAACACCTGAGTTTAGTTCAGAAGAGTCGCGAAGGAGCCCTACACCAGCCCGTCGCTGTGAAAACTCGTCTGGGATGGACAGTGTGCGGAGGAAATCTAGAAAATACTGCAGACCTCGTTCACCCAGTTTTCCACGTATGCGATCACGAATCTTCGTCAGAATTGGACCTACACAAAGCAATGAAGGAGTATTTTACAATAGAAAGCTTTGGCGTATCACAGCCAAAGAAAATGCTTCTCTCCACTGAAGAAGAGCGCGCTCAGTCCCTGCTTCAAACCCACACGGTGTTCAAGGGAAACCGATACGAAACCGGCCTCTTGTGGCGCTACGAGAATGTTCGTCTGCCAGATAGCCACTTCATGGCTTTGCGACGTCTGCAGTGCCTCAAAAAGCGAATGGACAAGGACCCAAGACTTGCTGAAGCTCTGAACCAGAAAATCACAGACCTTGCTACAAAGGGATACGCTAGGAAGCTCACAAATGAAGAGCTGAATCAATCGTTTTCACGTGTTTGGTATTTGCCGATATTTCCGGTTACAAATATCAACAAACCTGGAAAAATTCGGATGGTATGGGATGCGGCCGCATTTGCCCACGGAGTATCCCTTAATTCAGTCTTGTTGAAGGGCCCTGATCAACTTTGTGATCTGTTCAACATACTGGTTCGATTCCGTGAAGGCCGGATCGCCCTCACTGGTGACGTTCGGGATATGTTCCTGCAAATACGCATGCGATCCGAAGATCAACAATGCCAACGTTTCCTCTGGTACGATGAAAGTGGAAACATCGTCGTCTACGTTCTTCAGGTGATGACGTTTGGAGCTTGCTGCTCTCCTAGCAGTGCTCAGTTTGTGAAAAATCTCAATGCTGAACGCTTCAAAGCAGAATACCCAGCGGCAGTCGAAGTGATCCAGAAGCGCCACTACGTCGACGATATGTTGGTCAGCGTTGCGACACCACAAGAGGCGATCAAGCTTGCGCGTCAAGTGAAACAAGTACATGCTGAGGGCGGATTCGAGATCCGCAATTGGATAAGCAACTCAAAACAGGTCATGCAGGCATTGAAAGAGGAACGAACAGAGGAAAAGAACCTCGATCTGTCGCCAGAACTATCTACAGAAAAAGTGCTTGGGATGTGGTGGTGCACTAGCTCGGACACATTCACCTACAAAGTCGGATGGAATCGCTACGGTCGAGCGTTGTTAGGAGGTCAACTGCGTCCGACGAAAAGACAAATGCTGCGCGTTCTGATGTCCATGTTTGATCCGCTTGGATTGATAGCCCATTTTCTCATGTACCTGAAAGTTCTTCTTCAAGATGTTTGGCGCTCAGGGATCGACTGGGACGACCAAATAAATGATGCTCTCTTCGAGAAATGGCAAACGTGGCTTCAAGTTCTCCCAGAAGTCGAACGAATCAGCATTCCGCGGTGCTTTTTAAGCCAGACCACTTCTGCTGGTTATGATGTCCAGCTGCAAACGTTCGTAGACGCAGGAGATAACGGAATTGCTGCAGCCTGCTACCTACGTTTTGCTCAACACGGCTTCGTTGAATGCAGATTAGTTGCCGCAAAGACTAGAGTTGCACCATTGAAATACCTTTCAACTCCTAAACTAGAGCTTCAAGCAGCATTAGTAGGTGCTCGACTCGCCCGGACGGTTGCCGAAACCCTCGCGTTCAAAATCTCTCGAAAAGTTTTCTGGTCAGATTCACAGGACGTGCTTTGCTGGATCCAATCAGACCATCGCCGTTATTCGCCGTTTGTTGCAGTTCGAGTAAGCGAGATCCTTGAAACGACTGAGATGAGTGAATGGAGGTACGTCCCCACTGAATTGAACGTGGCAGATGATGGGACAAAATGGAACGGAGTTCCGGATCTGACGGATCAATCAAGGTGGTTCAACAGTCCAAAATTTGTGTATCTGTCGGAGGAATACTGGCCACATCCATTTAAGAGGCTGAAAACTACAGAGCTAGAACTGCGCCCGAGCGTGTTAGCACATTTCGTCGCAGGTGAGCCACCGATACAAGTGAAAGATTTCTCTACCTGGAATCGGTTAGTTAAGGTCGTCGCTTTGGTTAAACGATTTCCGAATAACTGCAAACTGAAGCACCAGAAGAAACCGATCGTCAGTGGACCTCTCTCTAATAAAGAATTATTATCTGCCACATCTTACATAATTCGCCAAGCACAACAGGAATCATATCCTGATGAAATGGCGTTGCTTCAACATACGCAGAAGAATTCGGAACAATTTCCAACACCGATTCCTAAGACAAGTCCAATTCATCAAAAATCACCATGGCTGGACCAGTACGCGATATTGAGGATGCGCGGGCGCATCGCTGCCTGTGACTACGCTACGGAAGATGCAAAGCACCCGATAATACTTTCCAGTGACCACCATACCACCAAATTGATTATTGCACACTACCACCAAAAGTACCACCATCAGAGTCATGAGACCGTAATCAACGAAATTCGACAGAAATACAGCATTCCAAAACTTCGCATGGCCTACGCCAAGGTAAGAAAAGAATGCCAGCACTGTATGAATGACCGAATCGCTCCACGAGTGCCAATCATGGCCGATCTGCCAGCCGCACGACTGGATGCCTTCACACGCCCCTTTACGCACGTCGGCGTTGATTATTTCGGGCCGTACGAGATTGTTATTGGTCGACGGACAGAGAAGCGTTGGGGAATGCTCGCCACCTGCCTCACAGTTCGTGCGATCCACATCGAGGTTGTCAGCTCGCTCAACACAGATTCGTGCATCATGGCTCTCCGAAATTTTGTCTCACGGAGGGGTAAGCCAAGAGTTTTCTACAGCGACCGCGGGACCAATTTTATCGGCGCAAGGCGTGTTATCAAGGAAGCAGAGGATATTATTAACCAAGAAGACCTGATGAAAGAGTTTTGCGATGTCGAAACCAGTTGGGTGTTCTTGCCACCCTCTGCACCGCATATGGGTGGTAGCTGGGAGCGCTTGATCGGATGCGTCAAGAAAAACTTGATGATGACCATACATTCACGCAAGTTGACGGACGAGGTTCTACGAAACCTATTGACAGAGGTCGAAAACACTGTCAACTCTCGACCTTTGACTCATGTTCCAGTTGACGATGATTCAGCCCCTGCCTTAACGCCGAACCACTTCCTGCTCGGGTCATCTAATGGGGTGAAACCATTGAGCGCTATGGACGATACCGGCAGTGTACTTCGCCAGAGCTGGCGACTATCCCAGGTCCAAGCCAATCGATTCTGGAACCGCTGGGTTACTGACTACCTGCCCGAGATTACCCGCCGCACAAAGTGGTTTAGCCATACGAAACCGATCGAGATCGACGATGTGGTGGTGATTGTGGACCCAAAATCACCAAGGAATTGCTGGCCGAGAGGCAGAATAATTGGTACGCAACCAGGACGAGACGGCCGACCGAGATCAGCGACTGTGAAAACTACGACTGGTATTTACGAGCGACCGGTAGCCAAGTTAGCCGTGCTAGACGTGCGGTGCGGTGACGGGTAA